In Rhodococcus pseudokoreensis, the DNA window CCAGCCGTCCTACGGTGCCTCCGGTGACCAGTCCCGCAAGGTCAAGGACGGCGCCGAGGCCGACTTCGTCAACTTCTCCGTCGAGCCCGACATCACCCGCCTCGTCGACGCCGGCCTGGTGGACAAGAGCTGGAACCAGGACGCCTACAACGGGATTCCGTTCGGTTCGGTCGTCACCATCGTCGTGCGCGAGGGCAACCCGAAGAACATCCGCGACTGGGACGACCTGCTGCGTCCCGACGTCGAGGTCGTGACCCCCAACCCGTTCAGCTCCGGATCCGCGAAGTGGAACCTGCTCGCGCCGTACGCCGCGAAGAGCAACGGCGGCCAGGACCCGGCCGCCGGACTCGACTACATCACCGCGCTGGTGAACGACCACGTGAAGATTCAGCCGAAGTCGGGCCGCGAGGCGTCGGAGGCGTTCCTGCAGGGCACCGGCGACGTGCTCCTCAGCTACGAGAACGAGGCGCTGTTCATCGAGGGCAACGGTGACCCCGTCGAGCACGTGACCCCGCCGACCACGTTCAAGATCGAGAACCCGGTCGCGGTGCTGTCGAACAGCAAGAACCTGGAGAAGGCCAACGCGTTCAAGGACTTCCTGTACACCACCGACGGCCAGAAGCTGTGGGCCGAGGCCGGATTCCGCCCGGTCGATCCCGCGGTCGCCACGGAGTTCACCGACAAGTTCCCGGCGCCGGCCAAGCTGTGGACCATCGCCGATCTCGGCGGCTGGGCCAAGGTCGACTCCGAGGTGTTCGCCAAGGACACCGGGTCCATCGCAGTGATCTACGACAACGCGACCAAGTAAGACCGACGTGAGCGACATATCGACGACGACGGGCGGACGCGGCATCACGGTGCCGCCTCCGCCCGTTCCTCCTGCGCGCAAGAAGGTCGCCCGGGTCACCGGTGCCGTGGGACCGCTCGGCATCGGCATCGCGACCCTGTGGCTGAGTGTCATCGTGGTCCTGCCCCTCGCGGCGCTCACCGTGGCCTCGTTCGGCGACGGGGTCGCCGGCTTCGTCGACGCGATCACCTCGCCCGTGGCAGTGGCGTCCCTGCGCGTCACCGTCGTGGTGTCGGTGGTGGTGGCCGTGATCAACGTGATCATGGGCACGCTCATCGCGTGGGTTCTCGTGCGCGACGAATTCCCCGGCAAGCGGGTCGTGAACGCGCTGATCGACCTGCCGTTCGCGTTGCCGACCATCGTGGCCAGCATCGTGCTGTTGTCGCTGTACGGCCCGGAGAGCCCGATCGGCGTCCACCTCAACGCCACCCAGCCCGGCCTGATCGTGGCGCTGGCATTCGTGACGCTGCCGTTCGTCGTCCGCTCGGTGCAGCCGGTGCTCATCGAGGTGGACAAGGAAGTCGAGGAGGCCGCGGCCTCCCTCGGTGCCGACAACGTGACGATCTTCCGCAAGGTGGTGCTGCCGACCCTGACTCCGGCGATCATCAGCGGCGCGGGACTCGCGTTCGCCCGCGCGATCGGCGAGTACGGTTCCGTCGTCCTGATCGGCGGAAACATCCCCCGAGAGACTCAGGTCGCTTCCCAGTACATTCAACAGCAGATCGAAATCGACAGGCCGGCCGCCGCGGCGGCGGTATCGGTGGCCCTCCTGGCCATCGCGTTCGTGACGTTGTTCGCCCTCCGCGTCTTCGCCAGCCGGGGGCAGCGTCGTGAGGAGCAGGCGGAATGAAGCTTTCTGGGTCCACCCGGATCACCCTGCGCACGGTCGCGCTGCTCTACCTGTTCGGCCTGCTGGTCGTGCCCATCGTCATCATCCTGTTCCGCACGTTCGAGAACGGGATCGGCGCGTTCATCGATTCGATCAGCACCCCCGCCGCGATCTCCGCGCTCAATCTGTCCCTGCTGATCGTGGCCATCGTCGTCCCGGTGAACGTGGTGTTCGGGATCGTCACGGCCCTCGCGCTGGTGCGGGGCCGGTTCCCGGGCCGCGGTCTGGTGCAGGCGGTGGTCGATCTCCCATTCGCCGTCTCGCCGATCGTGGTCGGTGTGTCGCTGATCCTGCTGTGGGGCGCCAACGGCTGGTTCGGCGGGCTCGAATCGCTGGGGTTCAAGGTGATCTTCGGGCTCCCCGGCATGGTCATCGCCACCCTGTTCGTGACTTTGCCGTTCGTGGTGCGGGAGGTGGAGCCCGTCCTGCACGAGATCGGCGAGGAACAGGAACAGGCCGCCGCGACGCTCGGCGCGAGCCGCTGGCAGACGTTCTGGCTGATCACCCTGCCCGCCATCCGCTGGGGTCTGACCTACGGCGTGGTCCTGACCGTTGCCCGGTCGCTGGGCGAATTCGGCGCCGTGATCATGGTGTCGTCGGGCTTCCCCGGGGTGTCCCAGACCCTGACCCTGCTCGTGCATTCGCGCTACATCGACGACCACAACACGTTCGGTGCGTACTCCGCAGCCACCCTGCTGATGGGCATCGCGCTGATCACCCTGCTTCTGATGACTCTGCTCGACCGCAAGAGGAGCACCACATGATTACCGTGACCGGCGCCCGGAAGAATTACGGGTCCTTTGCTGCTCTCGACGACGTCTCCATCGACATCCCCTCGGGTTCGCTGACCGCGCTCCTCGGGCCCAGCGGGTCGGGCAAGTCGACGCTGCTCCGCTCCATCGCCGGGCTCGAGGCCCTCGATTCCGGCACCGTCGTGATCGGCGGGAAAGACGTCACCGACATCTCCCCGCAGAAGCGGGACATCGGCTTCGTATTCCAGCACTACGCGGCGTTCAAGCACATGACGGTGCGCGACAACGTCGCGTTCGGGCTGAAGATCCGCAAGCGGCCGAAGCCGGAGATCGACAAGAAGGTCAACGAGCTTCTCGAGATCGTCGGCCTCGACGGCTTCCAGCACCGCTATCCGGCGCAGTTGTCCGGCGGTCAGCGTCAGCGGATGGCGCTCGCGCGGGCACTGGCGGTGGACCCGAAGGTGCTGCTCCTCGACGAGCCGTTCGGTGCGCTCGACGCGAAGGTCCGCACGGACCTTCGCACCTGGCTGCGCCGGCTGCACGACGAGGTGCACGTGACGACGGTGCTGGTCACCCACGACCAGGAGGAGGCGCTCGACGTCGCCGACCGGATCGCGGTCCTCAACAAGGGCCGGATCGAGCAGATCGGCGAGCCGGAGGACCTCTACGACCGTCCCCGCAACGACTTCGTGATGTCGTTCCTCGGGTCCGTGGCCAAGCTCAACGGGCAGTTGGTCCGGCCGCACGACATCCGCCTCGGCCGCGACCCCGACCTGGCCCTCGCGCAGCAGGCGGGGACGGCCGAATCGCTCGGTGTCACGCGCGCCACGGTGGAGCGCGTGGTGCACCTCGGATTCGAGGTGCGGGTGGATCTGCGCAACGAGGCCACCGGCGAACCGTTCTCCGCCCAGGTCACCCGCGGCGACAGTGCGGCGCTAGGCCTGCGGGAGGGCGAGACCGTCTACGCGCGGGCGACGAGGGTACCCGAACTCCCGGAGGCCGAAGTTCCGGTCTCCCTGTAACTCCCCGCCGATGTAGGAGGCGACTGTGGCGACCCCGGTGGATCCCGTCCGTGACAACGTGCTGATCGTGCACTGGCACGATCTGGGCCGCCACCTCGGCTGTTACGGCGCGTCCGGGGTGCGCAGCCCGAACCTCGACCGGCTCGCCGCGGAGGGTGTGCTGCTGACCGACGCGCATGCGGCGGCGCCGCTGTGCTCGCCCTCGCGCGGCGCCCTGTTCTCGGGCCGGTACCCGCACAGCAACGGACTGATCGGACTCGCGCATCACGGCTGGCAGTACCACGACGACGTCCGCACGCTGCCGTCGCTGCTGGCGGAGGCAGGCTGGTACACGGCCCTGTTCGGGATGCAGCACGAGAGCGCGTACCCCAAGCGGCTCGGCTTCCACGAGTACGACGTGTCGAACTCGTACTGCGAGTACGTCACCGATCGGGCGTCGCGGTGGCTGGCGCGATTCCCTCCACACCCGTTCTTGCTGACCGCAGGCTTCTTCGAGACGCACCGCCCGTACCCGGTCGACAGGTATGCACCCGCCGACCCCGAGGGTTTCGACGTGCCCCCGTACCTGCCCGACCGTCCGGAGGTCCGTGAGGACCTGGCCGGATTCCACGGGTCGATCGAGGTGGCCGACGCGGCTGTCGGCAGGCTGCTGCAGACCCTGGAGGACGAGGGGCTGGACGACAGCACGTGGGTCGTGTTCCTCACCGACCACGGCGAGGCGTTTCCCGGCGCGAAGTCGACGCTGTATGCGCCGGGCACCGGAATTGCGACGATCATCCGCCCACCGCGGAGGCTGCGGGCGGCGCCACGCGTGTACGACGACCTGTTCAGCGGGGTGGATCTGGTTCCCACCCTCCTCGAACTGCTGGGCGTCCCGGTCCCCGCGGCAGTGGAGGGCGTCTCCCACGCCGCGCAGTTGCTGGGCCGGTCGGAGGCGACCGCCCGCGACGTCCTGTTCACGGAGAAGACGTTCCACGACAGCTTCGATCCCATCCGCGCGGTGCGCAGCAAGCGGTTCAGCTACATCGAGAACTACGCGCCGCGGCCCAGGCTCGACCTTCCTCTCGACATCGAGAACAGCCTGTCCGGTGGGGCGCTGGGCACCGAGCATCTCCTGCCACGTCCGAGCCGGGAACTCTACGACCTGCTCGCCGATCCCGGTGAGCGTGACAATCTCGCCGACACCGAGAACTTCGCCGGGACGCAGGCCGAGTTGGCGCTCGAACTCGCGACGTGGCGTCGGGCCACCGGCGACTCGATCCCGAGCGAGGAGGAGGGAACGGCCTACGCCCGGAAGGCGATGGAGGAGTACCTCGCCACGCTCGGCCGGGTGCCGGACGTGCGTTCGGCCTACAGCGACGAACGCGGAATCCTCGACGAACCCCGGAGCGGGGTGGAGACGTAGCGGCATCGAGAGGCGGGGCGCCGCGGGTGGATGATCGCGGTTCCGTCGCCGCGCCCTGCACACCGGTGGTGCACTGGGAGGATGAGCGTCGACTGCCCGCGGTTCACCCCGCCGAGGCCGCTGCACGAGGTGCTGCGCCGTCTCGGCCGGTCGGCGACTCTCTGCGGTCCGGGCGACGCCGCGGTGACGGGGATCAAGCAGGATTCGCGTCTCGTCCGGGACGGGGACGTGTACGCGGCGCTGCCGGGCCGGCACCGTCACGGGATCGAGTTCGTGGCCGAGGCCGCGTCGCGCGGTGCGGTCGCGATGCTCAGCGACCGGAAGTCGGATGTCCTGCCGACGATCGTGGTGGACGATCCGCGGCGGGTCCTCGGTCCGCTGGCGTCGTGGGTGTACGGCCATCCGTCCGAGGCGATCGACGTCTACGGGGTGACCGGGACGAACGGGAAGACCAGCACGGTGTACCTCCTGGACGCGGGACTGCGCGCGGCCGGAGCCACCGCAGGCATGATGACGGGAATCGCGGTCCGGGGGCCCGGCGGTTCACGGGCCGCGACCCGGACGACACCGGAGGCGTGCGAACTCCAGCAGACCCTCGCCGCGTTCGCCGAACAGCGGATCGGGGCGGTCGCGCTGGAGGTGTCGAGCCACGGTCTCGCGCTGCACCGGATCGACGGGACGTCCTTCCGGGTGGGTGTGTTCACCAATCTCGCCCGCGACCATCTGGACTTCCACCCCGACATGGATGCGTACTTCGCGGCGAAGGCCAGATTGTTCGACCCCCGGCACTGCGCGGCGGCCGCCGTCGGCATCGACGACGAATTCGGACGCCGCCTCGCCGCCACCGTCACCGTGCCGCGGTTGACGTTCTCGTCGAGGACGACGGCGGCCGACATCCACGCGTCTCGTGTGCACGCGGACGAGGACGGCACGTCGTTCACGCTGCACGGCGCCGGCGACCGGAAATCGGTGCGGCTCCGGTTGCTCGGCGTGCACCAGGTGGACAACGCGCTCGCCGCGATCTCCGCCCTCGTCGTCCGGGGCGTGGACCTCGACGCCGCGATCGCGGGGATCGAGAACCTCGACACCATCCCGGGACGCCTGGAGGCCGTGGACGCGGGTCAGCCCTTCCTCGCCTTCGTCGACTACATGCACAACACCGCCGGGCAGCGACGCCTGTTTCCCTACCTCCGTTCACTGACCGGGGGCCGGGTCATCGCCGTCGTCGGGGCGACGGGTGAGCGCGACCCGGGCAAGCGCGCCCCGCTCGGCGCGACGGCCGCCCGTTTCGCCGACACCGTTATCGTCACCGACGAGAGCCCGTACTCCGAGGACGCGCAGCGCTTGCGGGAGGACGTCGCGCGCGGAGCGCGCAGCGGCGGCAACGCGGACGTGCTGGTGGTCCCCGACCGCGCCGAGGCGATCGCGGCGGCGGTCACCCTCGCCGCGCCGGGCGACGTCGTGGTCGTCGCCGGGCGTGGACACGACCGGCTCCAGGCGTACGGTCCGCGCCGGCGGGTGTTCGACGACCGGATCGCGCTGCACGAGGCACTGCTCCGCCTGAGCTAGGCCTGCAACCCCTCGTGCCGGGCGAGTTCGGTGAGAATCCGGGCGACCAGGTCGTCGAGGTCGGCGCCGGTGGTGTCGAAGGCGAGGTCCGGGTTCTCCGGCGCCTCGTACGGGGCGTCGATCCCGGTGAGGCCGCGGAGTTCGCCCGCCCGCGCCCGGGCGTAGAGCCCCTTGGGGTCGCGCCGCTCGCACTCGTCGACCGGGGTGCTGACGTGAATCTCGAGGAACGGCAGGTCCGCGGCCTCGTTCAGGGCGCGGGCGATCGCCCGGTCCGAGCGGAGCGGCGACACCATCGACGCGATGGCGACCACCCCGGCGTCGGCGAACAACCGGGTGAGGTGACCGACGCGGCGGATGTTCTCGGCCCGGTCGCCGGGTGAGAACCCCAGGTCGTCCGAGATGCCGTGGCGGACATTGTCGCCGTCGAGAAGGTAAGCGGTCCGGCCTGCGTCGACGAGCGTCCGTTCGAGCGCGACCGCGACGGTCGACTTCCCGGACGCGGGCAGCCCGGTGAGCCAGATGGTGGCGCCCCGCTGCCCGGTCGCGGACCAGCGCCGGTCCCGCTTCAGCGACGACGGGTGCCACTTGATGTCGTGCCGGGTCTGCTCGCCGGGAACCACTTCCCGGGTGTCGCTGACCGTTCCGGCGCCGACGGTGTCGTTGCTCTGCTCGTCGATGAGGATGAACGCGCCGGCGTCGCGATTGGTGGCGTACGGGTCGGCGAGCACCACCGTGCTCGTCCGGAGCGTGATCCGGCCGATGTCGTTGAGGGCGAGTTCGCTGGGGGAGTCGTGTTCTTCGAGAGTTTCCGGGTCGAGCCGGGTGTGCAACTCCTGCACCGTGGCGCGCACGGTGCGGCTGGTGTGCTTGAGGGCCACCCGGTCGCCCGCCCGCAGCGGCGTCTCGCTCAGCCAGCACACGGTCGCGTCGATCTCGCGGGCCGGAACGGGTGCAGTGGCATTGGTCGCCGCACTGACGACGAGGTCGCCGCGGGCGACGTCGACGTCGTCGGCGAGTTCGAACGACACCGACAGCGGCGCGACCGCGACGGCCCGGTGCGGATCGAGGGTGTCGAGGGCGGTGACAGTGCTGCGGGAACCGGCAGGCAGAACCAGCACCTCGTCCCCGACGGACAGGGTGCCCGCCGACAGCCGGCCGGTGTAGCGGCGCCGCTGGTGGTCCGTGGGACGTGCTACCCACTGGATGGGGAGTCGCAGTTCGGATGCGACGGCCGACGGCGCGGCGAGTTCCACCGCTTCGAGGTACGCGAGGAGCGTGGGCCCGGTGTACCAGGGTGTCGAATCCGACCGCGTGACCACGTTGTCTCCCCGGGTGGCGGACACCGGGATCACCGTGAGGTCGCGGCCGCCGAGGCGCTGCGCGAGCAGGCCGAGTTCGGATTCGACTTCCTTGAACCGGGTCTCGTCGAAGTCGACGAGGTCGATCTTGTTGACTACCGCGACCAGGTGCGGGACGCCGAGGAGGTCGGCGATCCGGGCGTGGCGCCGGGTCTGCCGGAGCACGCCGGTGCGCGCGTCCACCAGGAGCACGGCCACGTGGGTGTTCGACGCTCCGGTGAACATGTTGCGGGTGTACCGTTCGTGCCCCGGTGTGTCGGCGAGGACGAAGCTCCGGGTCGGCGTCGAGAAGAAGCGGTAGGCGACGTCGATGGTGATGCCCTGCTCGCGTTCGGCCCGCAGCCCGTCGGAGAGGGCGGCGAGATCCGCCTGGCCGTCGGCGTTCGTCACCGCCTCGAGGTGGTCGGTGGGCAGGCTTCCGGTGTCGTGGAGGAGGCGGCCGATGAGGGTGCTCTTCCCGTCGTCGACGCTGCCCGCGGTGGCGAGTCGCAGCAATTGGCGAGGCCGGCTTGTGGTGGTCATCAGAAGTACCCCTCGCGCTTGCGGTCTTCCATCGCGGCAACGGAAGTCCTGTCGTCGGCCCGGGTTTCTCCGCGTTCGGAGACCGTGGCCGCGGCGATCTCCTCGATCACACCGGCGACGTCGTCGGCGTCCGAACGTACGGCGCCGGTGATGGTGAGGTCCCCGACGGTGCGATACCGCACCCGGAGCCGTTGCACCAGTTCGCTTTCGGTGGGCAGCGTGTACTCGGACAGTCCGAGCAGGATGCCGTCGCGTTCGAACACCTGCCGTTCGTGGGCGAAGTAGATCGACGGCAGCGCGAGCTTTTCGAGTTCGACGTAGCGCCAGATGTCGAGTTCGGTCCAGTTGCTGAGCGGGAACACCCGGACCTGCTCGCCGCGGCGGATCCGCCCGTTGTACAGCGACCACGGCTCGGGG includes these proteins:
- a CDS encoding sulfate ABC transporter substrate-binding protein — protein: MKRRSRSLLTALVTLGAVALTACSGGASDTVGGDSAGADGSAGTINLYAYAVPKPGFDKLIPAFNATDEGKGVAFQPSYGASGDQSRKVKDGAEADFVNFSVEPDITRLVDAGLVDKSWNQDAYNGIPFGSVVTIVVREGNPKNIRDWDDLLRPDVEVVTPNPFSSGSAKWNLLAPYAAKSNGGQDPAAGLDYITALVNDHVKIQPKSGREASEAFLQGTGDVLLSYENEALFIEGNGDPVEHVTPPTTFKIENPVAVLSNSKNLEKANAFKDFLYTTDGQKLWAEAGFRPVDPAVATEFTDKFPAPAKLWTIADLGGWAKVDSEVFAKDTGSIAVIYDNATK
- the cysT gene encoding sulfate ABC transporter permease subunit CysT → MSDISTTTGGRGITVPPPPVPPARKKVARVTGAVGPLGIGIATLWLSVIVVLPLAALTVASFGDGVAGFVDAITSPVAVASLRVTVVVSVVVAVINVIMGTLIAWVLVRDEFPGKRVVNALIDLPFALPTIVASIVLLSLYGPESPIGVHLNATQPGLIVALAFVTLPFVVRSVQPVLIEVDKEVEEAAASLGADNVTIFRKVVLPTLTPAIISGAGLAFARAIGEYGSVVLIGGNIPRETQVASQYIQQQIEIDRPAAAAAVSVALLAIAFVTLFALRVFASRGQRREEQAE
- the cysW gene encoding sulfate ABC transporter permease subunit CysW — encoded protein: MKLSGSTRITLRTVALLYLFGLLVVPIVIILFRTFENGIGAFIDSISTPAAISALNLSLLIVAIVVPVNVVFGIVTALALVRGRFPGRGLVQAVVDLPFAVSPIVVGVSLILLWGANGWFGGLESLGFKVIFGLPGMVIATLFVTLPFVVREVEPVLHEIGEEQEQAAATLGASRWQTFWLITLPAIRWGLTYGVVLTVARSLGEFGAVIMVSSGFPGVSQTLTLLVHSRYIDDHNTFGAYSAATLLMGIALITLLLMTLLDRKRSTT
- a CDS encoding sulfate/molybdate ABC transporter ATP-binding protein, which produces MITVTGARKNYGSFAALDDVSIDIPSGSLTALLGPSGSGKSTLLRSIAGLEALDSGTVVIGGKDVTDISPQKRDIGFVFQHYAAFKHMTVRDNVAFGLKIRKRPKPEIDKKVNELLEIVGLDGFQHRYPAQLSGGQRQRMALARALAVDPKVLLLDEPFGALDAKVRTDLRTWLRRLHDEVHVTTVLVTHDQEEALDVADRIAVLNKGRIEQIGEPEDLYDRPRNDFVMSFLGSVAKLNGQLVRPHDIRLGRDPDLALAQQAGTAESLGVTRATVERVVHLGFEVRVDLRNEATGEPFSAQVTRGDSAALGLREGETVYARATRVPELPEAEVPVSL
- a CDS encoding sulfatase, which encodes MATPVDPVRDNVLIVHWHDLGRHLGCYGASGVRSPNLDRLAAEGVLLTDAHAAAPLCSPSRGALFSGRYPHSNGLIGLAHHGWQYHDDVRTLPSLLAEAGWYTALFGMQHESAYPKRLGFHEYDVSNSYCEYVTDRASRWLARFPPHPFLLTAGFFETHRPYPVDRYAPADPEGFDVPPYLPDRPEVREDLAGFHGSIEVADAAVGRLLQTLEDEGLDDSTWVVFLTDHGEAFPGAKSTLYAPGTGIATIIRPPRRLRAAPRVYDDLFSGVDLVPTLLELLGVPVPAAVEGVSHAAQLLGRSEATARDVLFTEKTFHDSFDPIRAVRSKRFSYIENYAPRPRLDLPLDIENSLSGGALGTEHLLPRPSRELYDLLADPGERDNLADTENFAGTQAELALELATWRRATGDSIPSEEEGTAYARKAMEEYLATLGRVPDVRSAYSDERGILDEPRSGVET
- a CDS encoding UDP-N-acetylmuramoyl-L-alanyl-D-glutamate--2,6-diaminopimelate ligase; its protein translation is MSVDCPRFTPPRPLHEVLRRLGRSATLCGPGDAAVTGIKQDSRLVRDGDVYAALPGRHRHGIEFVAEAASRGAVAMLSDRKSDVLPTIVVDDPRRVLGPLASWVYGHPSEAIDVYGVTGTNGKTSTVYLLDAGLRAAGATAGMMTGIAVRGPGGSRAATRTTPEACELQQTLAAFAEQRIGAVALEVSSHGLALHRIDGTSFRVGVFTNLARDHLDFHPDMDAYFAAKARLFDPRHCAAAAVGIDDEFGRRLAATVTVPRLTFSSRTTAADIHASRVHADEDGTSFTLHGAGDRKSVRLRLLGVHQVDNALAAISALVVRGVDLDAAIAGIENLDTIPGRLEAVDAGQPFLAFVDYMHNTAGQRRLFPYLRSLTGGRVIAVVGATGERDPGKRAPLGATAARFADTVIVTDESPYSEDAQRLREDVARGARSGGNADVLVVPDRAEAIAAAVTLAAPGDVVVVAGRGHDRLQAYGPRRRVFDDRIALHEALLRLS
- the cysC gene encoding adenylyl-sulfate kinase → MTTTSRPRQLLRLATAGSVDDGKSTLIGRLLHDTGSLPTDHLEAVTNADGQADLAALSDGLRAEREQGITIDVAYRFFSTPTRSFVLADTPGHERYTRNMFTGASNTHVAVLLVDARTGVLRQTRRHARIADLLGVPHLVAVVNKIDLVDFDETRFKEVESELGLLAQRLGGRDLTVIPVSATRGDNVVTRSDSTPWYTGPTLLAYLEAVELAAPSAVASELRLPIQWVARPTDHQRRRYTGRLSAGTLSVGDEVLVLPAGSRSTVTALDTLDPHRAVAVAPLSVSFELADDVDVARGDLVVSAATNATAPVPAREIDATVCWLSETPLRAGDRVALKHTSRTVRATVQELHTRLDPETLEEHDSPSELALNDIGRITLRTSTVVLADPYATNRDAGAFILIDEQSNDTVGAGTVSDTREVVPGEQTRHDIKWHPSSLKRDRRWSATGQRGATIWLTGLPASGKSTVAVALERTLVDAGRTAYLLDGDNVRHGISDDLGFSPGDRAENIRRVGHLTRLFADAGVVAIASMVSPLRSDRAIARALNEAADLPFLEIHVSTPVDECERRDPKGLYARARAGELRGLTGIDAPYEAPENPDLAFDTTGADLDDLVARILTELARHEGLQA